The DNA window aggactatgcatgctagaatgaaaatatttgatgtgatgcctttatatttattcttgtatgatatatcttgtcatatacatcacggtttctctttgtcacacacacatgcaccccacggatgcaatgatttagggggagtctcctatttgttttagtatgtgcaattgacattttaggtcagtttgtgaattctaatcataagcacatattaagggggagcctctcataaatcattgaacccaaaagtttaaatgtttatatcattttataagctttaatcatgttatcatcaatcaccaaaaagggggagattgaaagtgcatctagccctttagtgggttttggatgattgaatgacgacgtgattaaaggactaacccgtttgctaagtgtggacaggtaataggttatctcacgggtacttagtgaaagccaaaatgatgtgttgttgtataaacaatctagttcaagcataagacaacaatgcaaatggaattcatgtgaaggcttatttattgtgggatttccatgtactatgtgaaagcaagctcgtgattattagttaatgagacatgagggattgcatatggaatggtctcatatttgaagcttgctaaattaaaatgaaaaagataacaatacatatgaatggatgattcaacaacaagatgtgacttgatggcttgagatggtgaagatagcaaggaaaggcttcgaggtactaagcaagggtgaagggcaagcgacggcttggcggccgaagaacctaactagggtgaagaagaaagtacttacatttagttgaggtactaatcaagctaagatggtcatattgatgtgaagaatcaaatctataatgaagtatttgatggaagtgacttgatatatttgggattattcaaatttgatgaatggaatcaagtcacatgctcaagatggctatgctcaagtgaaaagatcaacatcaacttgttagcacccttacttgatgaagattggaagggacggcatcaattcaaaagaaatcaactcaagtggtataaatttatttttcctttgatcttgagtttaataggtatgccgtactattaagagggatgcatcatattgatagataatgattcataagtgctcaagccaacccatgtgagttttgagtgtttgagcgacaaaagagctaactgatttgttgctgaTCTAGCAATACCGGACGTATCCGatattcacaccggacgtgtccggtatttgtccagcagctgtaaaattgttgttctcgggttggttaggtcgggagttccgacggtcgggagtcccggcatgggtcgggagttctgacgtctcgCACTCTaattgacttggagggttcactgtcctggtcataccgaacgtgtccggtattcataccggacatgtccggtatggatgaccaaaagccaacggctagttttcaaaagccttgagggtcgggagttccgacgtgagtcgggagttccgacggtcgggagttccgacatatgtcgggagttccgacacctcactaactttaactcagttatatgtttttcaaaattgctgagggtcgggggttccgacttgagtcaggagttccgacggtcggaagtcccgacattcttcgggagttccgacgcctcacaacatcactgtaacttagttaccgttggcgcagtgtgagtcataccggacgtgtccggtatgcataccggacatgtccggtattgcaacgactagttttccaagggggctatatataccccaagcctccacccttggaggctgctgattctactgaGATAgtcacacgtttttgagccttgccaactctcctaaaccctctcttagtgagtgtgtgatccaaattgcaaaatcaaatttgtgggttaagagagaatttgaaaaagagagcaagccaccacttgagcacttgtgcatattgttaatctcgtgattcgcatttgttactcttggactcttcggtcctagacggttaggcgtcgccggagagcacccgagagattgttgtgtgcctcggaaagtttgtaacggtcgattccgccgcctcggaatcaaattagtggaaggaggtaAAGGAGTTggaaagactccggctagagtgaccttcgtggtaacctctagggctgaccttcgctgggtcgcccgcagccccctcaacggagagtaggactcgaacgagtccgaacttcggtaaaacaaatatcgtgtctcaattcgcatttcatttgatatttgtgttgctctagctattctgcaggttctctgtgtatattgtcatctccattaggtgcctgcagtttggtttgaagatagaaatcgaaaggagcaagttcggggccgatctgcagaaatcgtgtataccggacacgtccagtattcataccggacacgtccggtatttcctgcctgcactgaaaatatttattctctgttctaacttggtgttacagggttgtagcttctagatatattctttataccttgtttactctgtggctaacttgtgaggggtggtagtactctttatttagagtttccattttggaaactcccctttctaattgtttccgcatttaaatgtgttaattttcagaaacgcctattcaccccacctctaggcgacatcctaagTCCTTTCAGGGAgggcgtggggggggggggggggcggatctggggagggaggaggagagggagggcgCGGGCGGACCTGGGgatggaggaggagagagagggggcggGAGGATctagggaggaaggaggagagagagggtgcgGAGGAGGAGAGAGTGGGGGTGGGCCGatctggggagggaggaggagagagagggcgtgGGCGGATCTAgggagagaggaggagagagggcgcgggcggaTCCGGTTAATTAAGGAGAGtattttttcctttgccgagtgtcctagatctgggcattcggcaaagttttttttcttctccttctttcccagaaaaaagatttttttcctttgccgagtgtcctagatcagggcactcggcaaagtttttttttcattttttttcttctcctttctgagaaaaaaagatttttttgCTTTGcagagtgtcctagatctgggcactcggcaaagtttttttttttcattttttttcttctccttctttccgagaaatttttatttatttatttgtcgagtgtcaaaaaaaaaaacactcgacaaaccccctctttgccgagtgtttttttttacactcggcaaacctcctctttaccgagtgtttttttttgccgagtgtttttagcgtagcactcgacaaagaacttatttaccgagtgcccgagagaatacactcggcaaacataaaaacactcggcaaatttgacgttAAAATTCGAATAGTGATGGCCGTCGGTGATTGTTTATTCTGAAGTAGTGATTCCAACTGCAATGCTGTCTAGCGAGGAGCTCGGTTGGTTTAGTTGCAGGTAGACATGTTTGCTTCCTCTCTCCTCGTGTGGAGTTTCTTCTAATATAATCAAAATAATGAGTAAAATGGACGAGCGCTGTTTTTATTTGTTAAAAAAAAGGAGTTCAGGGCCACAGGGGGTCGTAATAACCAGACATAAAGACCCACTAGTTATTATGTACTAGTGAGCGATGACTCAAATAATAGTATTTCTTGAAGGAAACGGAAACGGAAACCAAAACCGGAATTGGAAATTAAACGGAGACGGAAGGATTATTGATGGGCAGGACCGCAGGATCGCTGGAGCATTCAGCAGCAGCGCTTTTGGATGGTGAGGTGTCCGGTCATGTGCCAGCCCTCCTTCTCGCCCGCTTCGCCGCGCGCGTACGGGCACCACGGCGTGAAGTTGGGCAAGCTCTCCAGCATCTTCCACTTAGCGTTGGggtcctcctcgtcgtcggagctaCTGGACCACGTCGGCGTCGAGTACTCGTAGCGGCTGTGCGTGATGCGGTGGAACTCCTGGATGTCCCTGTTCTTGGCTATGTCCGTGGTGTCACGCAGGTTTACGGAGAAGATGTCGCCGTAGGGCCTGACCGAGTGCGTGAAGTGCGGCATGGAGATGGGGTCGGCGGAGACCGCGGCGAGGTCGGCGGCGAAGACAATGCTCGCCATGTCCGGGCTGAACACGGGGTGGTTGATGTGCCCGGCGATGGTGGGCGCGCTGTGGATCACCCGCACGGGCACCGGCACCTCGCCCTTCTTGATGCCTTTCGCGTTCACCAGGTACACGGCGAAGTAGCCTGGGTCCAGGCCGTGGTCCTTCTCCGGCTCGTCCCTGCCCTTGACGACGTCTGCCTCGGGCCTGCCGGAGGAGGAGAAGACGATCCAGTCGCAGCCCTCCCTGGGCGACCAGCTGCAGTGGGTGTCGGTCCATGCTCCGTCGGTGAGCTGGTCCACACCAGCGGCCTCCCCCTTCACTGCGTCTATGATGTAGAGGTTCTTGTGCTGCCTCTTCCCTCCCGGCACCCTGTTCCTGCTGGACCGGAACACGAGCTTGGTGCCCTCGGCGTTGGTGGACGGGAAGGCGCAGTTGTACTCCTCGTCGGTGAGCGGGAACGTCTCCACGTTCTCGTAGTCCTCCCTGGACACGTTAGGGATCCTCATGATCTGCACCGGGCTGTCGATGGAGAAGGCCGGCCCTTCGCAGACGTAGAGCGTGTCCAGGTCGTCGTTCTGGTTCCACGACGTGGAGAAGACGCTCTTGGACGCCCTCACCTTGTACACCACGCGGAGGCCTCTGCTGTCGGCGAGCCACACGGCCTTGAACTCGTTGTCCACGAAGGCCAGCTTCTTGCCGTTCTTGGAGACGGACGGGAACACGCCGGTCACCCGGAAGAGCCCCACGTCCGCGTGCGACTCCGGCGGCTGCACCTTGTCGAACCTCCTCTGGATGCTCGTCGTACTCCTTTGGATCTTGAGTAGCTTGTCCGTTCTGCAGCGGTGGTAGCCGACGCGTCTTCCTCCGTCGAGCACGAAGGGGTTGTAGTGGTCCCCTTCAGGCCTCGTCTTCTGGGTGATGGGCACCGGCGGCTGCCCCGCCGGCGAGGCCGTGTCGAAGATCTCGATGTGCCTGTACTGTGTCACCACGCGCTCCACCTTCATGAGAACCTGCTTGGATTTCTCGCGGACGGTGGCCACGGCCACTTTGGTCTCGCTGATGGCAGCTGGAGTCATGGCATCGATGCTCTCCGGCGTCACGCGTTCTTCCTTGCCAGAAGCGATGTCGTACCGGAAGACGCCCCACCTGGCGGTGTTGGAGGGCGGCGTGGTGTCGAACCCTCGGTGGAAGAAGATGACATTGTCGCTGCCCCACGTCGGCCAGCCACCGTCCTTGATAAGGCGGCTGCGGCCCAGGCCGCCCTGCGCTCGCCGGTCCACGTTCATAATCACAATGT is part of the Miscanthus floridulus cultivar M001 chromosome 9, ASM1932011v1, whole genome shotgun sequence genome and encodes:
- the LOC136482993 gene encoding uncharacterized protein codes for the protein MGKSRGSIAFFGTYRPPVPLDIFSCPTNPTPLSAKDELLLTDGESYNQNGQPIPAAALRELLTFLGKKNPKLASACGATPEDAVQGRVTGLVFVSERDSGLETLHVALRFVAGGKVKVLSLADIYGADTFGGVRMEDSGCVAGGFKVGRSTVGHSLVYVSTKEPVRARRAPWTVVYRTNLADGKTERLTPPGQYDLSPAVSPSGKMVAVANFQQNRWSGEIENLKTDIVIMNVDRRAQGGLGRSRLIKDGGWPTWGSDNVIFFHRGFDTTPPSNTARWGVFRYDIASGKEERVTPESIDAMTPAAISETKVAVATVREKSKQVLMKVERVVTQYRHIEIFDTASPAGQPPVPITQKTRPEGDHYNPFVLDGGRRVGYHRCRTDKLLKIQRSTTSIQRRFDKVQPPESHADVGLFRVTGVFPSVSKNGKKLAFVDNEFKAVWLADSRGLRVVYKVRASKSVFSTSWNQNDDLDTLYVCEGPAFSIDSPVQIMRIPNVSREDYENVETFPLTDEEYNCAFPSTNAEGTKLVFRSSRNRVPGGKRQHKNLYIIDAVKGEAAGVDQLTDGAWTDTHCSWSPREGCDWIVFSSSGRPEADVVKGRDEPEKDHGLDPGYFAVYLVNAKGIKKGEVPVPVRVIHSAPTIAGHINHPVFSPDMASIVFAADLAAVSADPISMPHFTHSVRPYGDIFSVNLRDTTDIAKNRDIQEFHRITHSRYEYSTPTWSSSSDDEEDPNAKWKMLESLPNFTPWCPYARGEAGEKEGWHMTGHLTIQKRCC